TTTGAATATGTGCTGACCATTTTATTCTCATCATAATATATACTTTTGAACATTAACAACTTATTTGCGAGTGCTGTTTTATTGATACCAATTGTATGGGTATAGTTCAGCAAAGCGTTCTGCCCTACACTTTGATGCTTATAAATCTTTTTGCCTCCTCTATCCTCTAGATTGATGGAAAAGCTGCTTTGCTAGGATTTGTGTGGGCCCCATGGACAATTGCAACTTACATTGTTGAAGGGGGGATGACCAACACATACACAAATATAAAGAACATGTGCCATACAGCTCCCGATGTCTTGAGGTGTCTTCTATCTCATCTTGCAGAAGCGATATCTGACTATATCATTTACCAAGTTAACTCCGGGGCCCAGTGTATACAGATATTTGATTCATGGGGTGGACAACTTCCACCTCATGTGTGGGAGCAGTGGTCAAAACCATATATCAAAAAGGTGACTTCCTTACTTTTCTTGCTTTCATGTATTACCAACTTCATGATTGGCGGTGCTGCTATGTATCTGCACTGTCTTATAGAACAACATTGATGGCTCCCACTAAATGCTCTAAAGGTCAGTATCTCCTAAGAGATACCCTTGTTCTTATACCGAAATGATTCTCATATGATTAATTACATTAACCCCCTACAATTTCTGGTACCGCATTGCAAGAATTGTTATGGTTATGACCACAAGTTCCTTATAACCACGAAAGTGAAATTTAGAGAGAGAAAACCAATCTCTCAAAATAATCAGTAGCTGGTGCTTACATCAGCAGCATGTTCTCAGTGCACATGGATTTGGAATTTTTTATACTGTATGTTACTGTAATTTGGTTTGCATATCTTCAAGACTGCaactagcacagtgtataaaactGCTTTACTTGGTCATAATGGTAACTTCCACAAGTTTGGTGTATTTAGAGAGAGTGCCCAGAATTTCATCTTGCCCTTGAAAAATGTGCAAAATATCATATAGCTTGTAGACTATTATTTAGAGCTCAATTAAAAGATTTCATGCAAGGTTTTGATTTACTGATTCTGTTCATTAAGCTTTTATATTTCTTCGACAGATTGTGAATAGGATTAAGAAAGAGTGCCCTCATGTACCCCTTATGTTGTATATAAATGGAAATGGAGGTTTACTTGAGCGCATGAAGGACACAAGAGTTGATGTTATTGGCCTTGACTGGACAGTGGACATGGCTGATGGAAGGAAGCGCCTTGGTAATGGAATTAGTGTACAAGGGAATGTGGATCCAGCATTTCTGTTCTCACCATTACCAGTACTGATTGATGAAATTCATAGGTTAGTTAAGACTAAAAAAATCATTTAATTTATGTTATTTTGGGTTTTTGGTTAATGCTCATGTGCAATTCATTAATGAGATAACATAAAACGCTGCCTGAGTAGTATACATCTTCATGTTGGGTATGATTGGTTGCTTGCACTATGATAAACCTGCATTACACTCTATGCAGTGTAACCCCTGTATGACTTCATTGCAATGAGGTGTGTTTAGTTTGCTTGCATATCCCTTTTTCATTGTAGGAGGTTGTATTTGGTTGCTTGCATTGAGTTGGACGTAGTCACTTCTTTGTTACTGTGGTAGGCCTAAACTCCATCACTCTTCTTCAACCTCCATCTCGCTCATCCTTTCTGCCGTTCCAGGTCATATGACATTAACATCATTGTCACCTCCGTCCCCAAAATCCAAAGCGACAGGCCTTCCTTTCTCCTGCTCTCTCTGCTCCTCCTACTAATCACAAATCGTCTCCTTGGAAAACAATTCATCTTCTCATGGCCAGCAGTCAGCCCAAATTTGACACTTGTCCAATTGACTGAAGCTGCAATTGAGTTCCTTCTCAGCGTTATTTGAATCCCCAATCTGTGTATTTCTTTCCAATTCGCCTTCTCACGGCCTAGAGATGGATTAAAATAATATTGATTCCCTACTCCGCACTTTTTCGGCTTGGATATATGATCCTGATAGAGAAGGTATGCCCCACAAATAATAGTTGTATCGCATTGAGCCTCATGATAGGCTTATGCACCACCAGTCAGTTCCGTCATGTATTTGTATTACACCGTCATAATTAACAACAATGATCTCAATAGTGATCAATCTTTGATCGTTAAGCTCAGCTGTACAGTTTGCAAAGCTCATCTCATTTCTGATTCAAACATTCAGTTGTGTACCAAAATATCCCTTGTGTATTCAGGGAAAAGGTTGTGAACTAATCACCAAATTACTAATGGATATTGGTCCTTAGGTCTATTGAGCTACTGACTGAAGAACAGGGAATAAATGATTACGTCACCAAATTCCTGTGAAATCGTCCAGTCTCGACCTGTGTTTACATCCTAATGATTGCTGACTGTGTGTGTTGCAGATTGTTTTTGAGAATACATTGATGCAGCaccatgttgctcttccaccaggtTCTATGAGGAAAATAAGTTACATTGCACCAGCTGGTCAGTACAACCTTCAGGTTAGTTGATGTTATGCCTTATAGGAAGCCTTATTGATGTGGTGTTGTTTGAACCATAATTGagcctgcggacggtccggccctgaggccggacggtccgcggtctggacagtccgcgcctaggggccggacggtccgcgcgtgcgcagaacagattagggttccgagttttgtgttacggttgttagctaaaatcacgggaaaagctcgggaattagtttgtaaagggtccagcccccctcctctataaatagagaggtatacggccgatttgtaatcaacaatcgaatcaatacaacttctatttcgcattttatccctaggagtagttctagtctagtttaggtttagacaTCCAATCCCAAAATccttcgtctctcttcggctctacgtcgattagaggagtctaggtcggccagcccgagcctagacaccacctaggatctctactccccgacggggtccctcccgggagcgagatccaggcgccgtcggcgatcttccgccgtccctgcgtacgcgcggaccgtccggccccagggcgcggaccgtccggccgtcaggcaggagccctagccgcgcaccagaccgcggacagtccgcccttgcgcagagagcaccatcgcgcctcgcaccaggccgcggaccgtccggcccctgcgcgcggaccgtccgtccctgtgcagagggcaccgccacggttctagttgagtgtttggcgctctgaaaaggcgtcaacatactttttggcgactccgctggggaaacaCATCTAAGCTCATCAGATcgaccctcaatggccggttcaaaggatagctctgatatttctctaagcaacatcatagagccgacttgggaaaccttgccggctgacgagcagctccagtttgaggagcacaaggagcggatgatccaggaggcgaaagcaaagttcttggccaacttcaaagtggacaggaacaacaaggtcgtccgacatcgggcgacggatccggcttcgctccaacccacgccagatatcccaaatgtaagtaataccaacgatctgcaatctcttagaaattatgtagaagatcagcgtgaacaaatgcagaacatcatagggggtatgcaaagcgatcttaagagactagttcgtgcatttgataaatctagtaccgcaaattttccttcgcacgaggttgagttaggagataacgcgcgtaacacatcggctacaggttgtcacgaccagtcacaacccctttatgggatgccgatggacacatactctaagcaaccgcaaatcggcagcaaaccagccgatctacacatgcccggaccgtccgcacgtgagcgcggaccgtccgggccaacaacagtcgggcctatttttaatgagttacctagatatgcgcccgagccaccacatatgacacagaacccaaactacccagtcggacggtccgcatacaatgacggacggtccgcatacaatgacggacggtccgcatatgaccacggacggtccgggtacgtatccggacagtccgcacatgagtcttttgaggaggattattacctgaatcctcgcccgtcccagcaacacttctcaTCACATTATGCAATACACcaacccattaattcaggatccagagctcaggaaagctttccggccccacctaaaaggccggaaagaaacgatcaaacctatgagccatatagggcaaatggaaatgcaccacgtagctcaaaccaatggggggaacgacaacatactaatatgcaaccaaccccacctatgtttgaccagagagccggtggtcttgcaccggctgccattgatatagtgagggaagaaatagccggggcgttccgagataagctcggagtaagcatggtcccttgggggcaatcatatcggaaaccttatgacagccgatttgatcaccacccgtacccacagggaactagaatacccgaattcgcaaaattttcgggtgatcaagggaaaaacacgcgcgaacatataggccagttcttagcacaattgggagaattggcagaCACATaggcatttcgcgtgcgtttattttcattatcgctaacaggaaccgcgtttgcatggtatgccactttacctcctaattccatttcatcatggggggatctagaacaaaaatttcatgatcattttttctccggtgattatgaattggatttggtagatttagtgtcattgcgacagacaaaagacgaatcggttaatgattacatccggagattccgcgatacaagaaaccgatgctttcaaattcatctagcagaaaaacagctagtaggattagcctttaatggtctacgatattatttaaaagagagattagaaggcatccaattttttacactagcacagttacaccagagggctttggtttgcgaaagccggagcaaagaaactgctaaaacaatgcgtcacaacgtacatatagtagaatgcgaccaaagtagctcagatgacgaatcagcagaagtatatgctgctgaaatggtttggccaaaacaggccaaatcttcggcttgttcctccttgcagccggttcaaaagaaacggcaagaggaggttaagtttacgtttaatgttggtaagtgcgataaaatatttgacgaattactcaaaaatggtaatattaaaataaatcacactgttccatccgctgacgagctaaaacgtcgtgcatactgcaagtggcataactcattttctcatgccactaatgattgtaatgtattccgacgacagattcaatcggccattaatgagggacgattgaaatttcaggaaatgcaggtggatacagagccctttccaatgaacgtgatcgactttgagggcaagaaagtcctggttcggccaaacacggccgataaaggcaaaggcaaagaggcaatcatcggcaattctaaaaaggccgatgaggatcataaagtt
This portion of the Zea mays cultivar B73 chromosome 2, Zm-B73-REFERENCE-NAM-5.0, whole genome shotgun sequence genome encodes:
- the LOC103649218 gene encoding uroporphyrinogen decarboxylase 1, chloroplastic — protein: MTNTYTNIKNMCHTAPDVLRCLLSHLAEAISDYIIYQVNSGAQCIQIFDSWGGQLPPHVWEQWSKPYIKKIVNRIKKECPHVPLMLYINGNGGLLERMKDTRVDVIGLDWTVDMADGRKRLGNGISVQGNVDPAFLFSPLPVLIDEIHRLVKTKKII